Genomic segment of Myxococcus xanthus:
CACTTCGAGCTCAAAGGGATGGCCGAGCCGAAGATCATCGTCCGTTTCTGGATCGTCTCCATCCTCTGTGGTGGCGTGGCGCTCCTGTCCCTGAAGCTCCGCTGAAGCCGGAGGTGGCACGGCCATGACGTTGGCGCTGTCCGGTCAGAAGGTGCTGGTGTTCGGGCTCGCGAAGAGCGGCGTGGCCGCGCTGCGCCTGCTGCGTCAGCAGGGCGCGGACGTCACGGCGCTGGACGCACGTGGCGAGGACGCGCTGGGCGCGGTGGCCCACGAGGTGAAGGCGCTGGGCGCCACGCGGGTGTCCGGGCCCACGCCTCCGGGGCTGCTCGCGTCGCAGGACCTGGTGGTGGTGAGCCCGGGCGTGCCGCTGGCGCTGCCGGAAATCCAGGCCGCGCGCGCGGCGGGCGTGGCGGTGTGGGGCGAAGTCGAACTGGCGGGCCGCATGCTGTCCGGCGTGCCGCTGTTCGGCATCACCGGCACCAACGGCAAGAGCACCACCACGGCGCTCACCGGCACGCTCTTCGCCAGCGGCGACAAGCGCACCTTCGTGGGCGGAAACCTGGGCCGGCCCTTCAGCGAGGCGGCCATGTCCCCGGGGGACTGGGACGCGCTGGTGGTGGAGCTGTCCAGCTACCAACTGGAGGGCATCCGCACGCTGCGCCCTCGCGGCGCGGCCATCCTCAACCTGACGCCAGACCACATCGACCGCTATCCCAGCCACGCGGCATACGGCGAGGCGAAGGCGCGCATCTTCCAGAACCAGCAGGCCGGTGACTTCGTGGTGGTGAACGCGGACGACGCGGACGTGCTGGGCCTGGCGCGTGCCGCGAAGGCGCCGGTGTACGGCTTCAGCCTCACGGGCAAGCCGGTGGCGGACGCTCCGGCGCTGGCGGGCCTGGCGG
This window contains:
- the murD gene encoding UDP-N-acetylmuramoyl-L-alanine--D-glutamate ligase, which translates into the protein MTLALSGQKVLVFGLAKSGVAALRLLRQQGADVTALDARGEDALGAVAHEVKALGATRVSGPTPPGLLASQDLVVVSPGVPLALPEIQAARAAGVAVWGEVELAGRMLSGVPLFGITGTNGKSTTTALTGTLFASGDKRTFVGGNLGRPFSEAAMSPGDWDALVVELSSYQLEGIRTLRPRGAAILNLTPDHIDRYPSHAAYGEAKARIFQNQQAGDFVVVNADDADVLGLARAAKAPVYGFSLTGKPVADAPALAGLAVVEPGGFRLAFLGEHYTLTNRALRGAHNAQNAMAAALLARLGGVASGAVQAGLDGYPGLPHRLESVRVLDGVEWVNDSKATNVDSVLVALRAFSQGVWLIAGGKGKGAPYAPMVEAGQGKVKGVLTIGDDADTLARAYAGAAQVHACGTLAHAVARARELAERGDTVLLSPACASFDQFKNFEDRGDSFKRLVEAL